A section of the Amycolatopsis sp. AA4 genome encodes:
- a CDS encoding WXG100 family type VII secretion target, producing the protein MAEKKQPTAESVSDPSSTDYDPSNKDLYNPTLDPSSKYYIGPVRPDDVASGDQLREDATAKIDAMFNGWLFPNVQGKLRDQLIQKMYERNLEESKKHLGNDLEMRDPGAVPHTDWKNATHEQMVDAITSEADPAAVAESSEEWVRIGNELATHQKNLGDAINASTSDWKGAGGDAARVHLANVGKWLGATAQGATLTGRQQEVHSQALNETQKAMQANPPVKFSAQDANKVLMTIKDPAAYVLAYSSAMKTYNDQQAAREQAAQIMTRYDQTIGGAVATPRFAEPPKLPTAEYSAAVKGTPTGGGAGAPGGGQAGPDGRPLGPDGKPIGPPGTTVGPNGQLVGPDGRPLGPDGKPIGPPGTTVGPDGQPIGPDGRPIGPDGKPYGPGGSGGPGSVPGGPGGQHPDRKFDPASLKIPEGGPGGGPGGGGPGGSFPTVPGPNDPGSTRAQGFTPPNLPPIPGGGNPGGTNFTPPNIPPIPGGGNPGGGGPNFTPPPIPNIPTGRDGDPYKPNPYKPQPFKPSIPEGPGGIKPFEPKPFTPGKIGPDGKPLFPGGGTGPSGEKLGGIGKLGGVNGESISSRLGGGGAGGLGGAKGGPGSGGAFSGAGGSGPAEEGVAGRGGSGAGGAKGAAGAPGMGAMGGGKGGKGPEDKEHKVASFVEADDPSFFAPDEVVAPPVIGDWKNKDWK; encoded by the coding sequence GTGGCCGAGAAGAAGCAGCCGACCGCCGAGTCCGTCTCCGACCCGAGCTCGACGGACTACGACCCGTCCAACAAGGACCTGTACAACCCGACGCTGGACCCGTCGTCGAAGTACTACATCGGGCCGGTGCGCCCGGACGACGTGGCCTCGGGCGACCAGCTGCGCGAGGACGCGACGGCGAAGATCGACGCCATGTTCAACGGCTGGCTCTTCCCGAACGTCCAGGGCAAGCTGCGCGACCAGCTGATCCAGAAGATGTACGAGCGGAATCTCGAAGAGTCGAAGAAGCACCTGGGCAACGACCTGGAGATGCGCGACCCGGGAGCGGTCCCGCACACCGACTGGAAGAATGCGACGCACGAGCAGATGGTCGACGCGATCACCTCGGAGGCGGACCCGGCCGCGGTGGCCGAGTCGTCGGAGGAGTGGGTGCGCATCGGCAACGAGCTGGCGACGCACCAGAAGAACCTCGGCGACGCGATCAACGCGAGCACCTCGGACTGGAAGGGCGCCGGCGGCGACGCGGCGCGCGTGCACCTCGCGAACGTCGGCAAGTGGCTCGGCGCCACCGCGCAGGGCGCGACGCTGACCGGGCGCCAGCAGGAGGTCCACTCGCAGGCGCTCAACGAGACGCAGAAGGCGATGCAGGCCAACCCGCCGGTGAAATTCTCGGCGCAGGACGCGAACAAGGTCCTGATGACGATCAAGGACCCGGCCGCGTACGTCCTGGCCTACTCCTCGGCGATGAAGACCTACAACGACCAGCAGGCCGCCCGGGAGCAGGCCGCGCAGATCATGACGCGGTACGACCAGACGATCGGCGGCGCGGTGGCGACGCCGCGGTTCGCCGAGCCGCCGAAGCTGCCCACGGCCGAGTACTCGGCGGCGGTCAAAGGCACGCCGACGGGCGGCGGCGCGGGCGCGCCGGGAGGGGGGCAAGCCGGCCCCGACGGCCGCCCGCTCGGTCCGGACGGCAAGCCGATCGGGCCGCCCGGGACCACGGTCGGCCCGAACGGCCAGCTCGTCGGGCCGGACGGGCGTCCGCTCGGCCCCGACGGCAAGCCGATCGGCCCGCCGGGGACGACCGTGGGCCCGGACGGGCAGCCGATCGGTCCCGACGGACGGCCGATCGGACCGGACGGAAAGCCCTACGGACCGGGCGGCAGCGGCGGACCGGGCAGCGTCCCCGGCGGTCCCGGCGGGCAGCACCCCGACCGCAAGTTCGACCCGGCGTCGCTGAAGATCCCGGAGGGCGGCCCCGGCGGCGGTCCGGGCGGCGGCGGTCCCGGCGGTTCGTTCCCGACCGTTCCGGGGCCGAACGACCCGGGCTCGACGAGGGCACAGGGCTTCACCCCGCCGAACCTCCCGCCCATTCCGGGCGGCGGCAATCCCGGCGGCACGAACTTCACCCCGCCGAACATCCCGCCGATCCCCGGCGGCGGCAATCCCGGCGGCGGCGGTCCGAACTTCACCCCGCCGCCCATCCCGAACATCCCCACCGGCAGGGACGGCGACCCGTACAAGCCGAACCCGTACAAGCCGCAGCCGTTCAAGCCCTCGATCCCCGAGGGCCCCGGCGGGATCAAGCCGTTCGAGCCGAAACCGTTCACCCCCGGCAAGATCGGCCCGGACGGCAAGCCGCTGTTCCCGGGCGGCGGCACCGGGCCGAGCGGGGAGAAGCTCGGCGGCATCGGCAAGCTCGGCGGCGTCAACGGCGAGAGCATCAGCAGCAGGCTCGGCGGCGGCGGTGCGGGCGGCCTCGGCGGCGCCAAGGGCGGCCCGGGCTCCGGCGGCGCGTTCAGCGGCGCGGGCGGCTCCGGCCCGGCCGAGGAAGGCGTGGCCGGACGCGGCGGGTCGGGCGCGGGCGGCGCGAAGGGGGCCGCGGGCGCTCCCGGCATGGGAGCCATGGGCGGCGGCAAGGGCGGCAAGGGCCCGGAGGACAAGGAACACAAGGTCGCGAGCTTCGTCGAGGCGGACGATCCGTCGTTCTTCGCGCCGGACGAGGTCGTCGCCCCGCCGGTGATCGGCGACTGGAAGAACAAGGACTGGAAGTGA
- a CDS encoding MmcQ/YjbR family DNA-binding protein → MPSKDFERIIRKLRDVERGSGRDYTSFSVHGKRFGYHWPRTDTVGLKQTIAEQQALVAERPDVFEEQFTSGGFGWVVVRLSGIEADELAELVYEAWRLSAPEDLAAEVPLPQL, encoded by the coding sequence GTGCCGAGCAAGGATTTCGAACGGATCATCCGCAAGCTGCGCGACGTCGAACGCGGCAGCGGCCGCGACTACACGTCGTTCAGCGTGCACGGCAAGCGCTTCGGCTACCACTGGCCGCGCACGGACACGGTCGGGCTCAAGCAGACCATCGCGGAGCAGCAGGCACTCGTCGCGGAACGGCCGGACGTCTTCGAGGAACAGTTCACCTCCGGCGGATTCGGCTGGGTGGTGGTGCGGCTGAGCGGCATCGAGGCCGACGAACTGGCCGAACTCGTCTACGAGGCGTGGCGGCTGTCGGCCCCGGAGGACCTGGCGGCCGAGGTTCCGCTCCCCCAGCTCTGA
- a CDS encoding YbaB/EbfC family nucleoid-associated protein has translation MTSAGGLGDLIRDPDDAIRRMDEWAAGFARKAERYAAAQQETERLRLTATSPDGTVKVTVGADGVVSDLVFSSRTRTVPPEELSRMVLETMRKAQSGITDRVAEVMGRSLGDEDPDTRAVMLDSLRTRFPDPDPDPAEQQDSAEETPEPPASPPPASGAPRPPAPGGPASPPQGRRPGGIDPDEQDNNPW, from the coding sequence ATGACCAGCGCGGGTGGGCTGGGCGACCTGATCAGGGACCCCGACGACGCAATCCGGCGAATGGACGAATGGGCGGCCGGGTTCGCCCGCAAGGCGGAGCGCTACGCGGCGGCCCAGCAGGAAACCGAGCGGCTGCGGCTGACCGCGACGAGCCCGGACGGGACCGTCAAGGTCACCGTCGGGGCCGACGGGGTCGTGTCCGACCTGGTGTTCAGTTCCCGCACGCGCACCGTCCCGCCGGAGGAGCTCTCCCGGATGGTGCTCGAGACGATGCGCAAGGCGCAGTCGGGCATCACCGACCGCGTGGCCGAGGTGATGGGCCGCAGCCTCGGCGACGAGGACCCGGACACCCGCGCCGTCATGCTCGATTCGCTCCGCACCCGCTTCCCGGACCCCGACCCGGACCCGGCCGAACAGCAGGACAGCGCGGAAGAAACGCCGGAGCCGCCCGCGTCGCCGCCCCCGGCGAGCGGTGCGCCTCGTCCGCCCGCGCCCGGCGGACCCGCTTCGCCGCCGCAGGGCCGCCGTCCGGGCGGGATCGATCCGGACGAGCAGGACAACAACCCCTGGTGA